A genomic segment from bacterium encodes:
- a CDS encoding PorV/PorQ family protein, with translation MKNSNIVAAIFLMFVCSFETQAQTSEAGVLFLLVPPGARHNGMGQTGVSTANDANAIYYNPGALGFIATQETPRDVQFMHVNWLPQFNLSDLFYDYGSVVMYLPDIGVVGYNFTYFNIGEQQRTNAAGDDLGTIHSYELSTGVTYATKMTEDWGIGGNFKFIYSSLDNKKGADNNTAEVQNGVGSSVAIDIGVMKKNFFVEDLTFGASLVNVGPSIAYADEDQADPLPTNLRLGVSYPAYQSEFNNVLVAYEINRQIVRGRSTGSDPLISGNSKFFTRSAIFTTWADNGWHRLGHNIGAEYTYSDFVAMRTGTSLDFAGKLYDLTFGVGIRYDVFKIDFAYSTGLTERFNARDGSQFYSIGVRF, from the coding sequence TTGAAAAATAGCAACATTGTTGCGGCGATTTTTTTGATGTTCGTTTGCTCTTTTGAAACACAAGCCCAGACGAGTGAAGCGGGAGTTCTCTTTTTGCTTGTACCTCCGGGCGCACGACACAACGGTATGGGCCAAACCGGTGTATCAACGGCTAACGATGCCAACGCCATTTACTACAATCCCGGTGCACTGGGATTTATTGCAACGCAAGAAACGCCTCGCGATGTCCAGTTTATGCACGTCAATTGGTTGCCGCAGTTCAACCTCAGTGATCTTTTTTATGACTACGGCTCTGTTGTTATGTATTTGCCGGATATCGGCGTTGTCGGATACAACTTCACCTATTTTAATATCGGCGAACAACAGCGTACCAATGCCGCCGGCGATGATCTCGGAACGATTCATAGCTACGAATTGTCCACCGGAGTGACCTACGCTACAAAAATGACCGAAGATTGGGGTATTGGCGGCAATTTCAAATTTATCTATAGCAGTCTTGATAATAAAAAAGGGGCAGACAATAATACGGCTGAAGTTCAAAACGGCGTCGGCAGTTCCGTTGCGATAGATATTGGCGTGATGAAAAAAAACTTTTTCGTTGAAGACCTTACTTTCGGGGCGAGCCTTGTCAATGTCGGTCCGAGCATCGCTTATGCGGATGAAGATCAAGCGGATCCCTTACCGACTAATTTGCGTTTAGGTGTGTCGTATCCGGCCTACCAATCCGAATTTAATAATGTTCTTGTCGCCTACGAAATCAATCGCCAAATTGTACGCGGACGCAGCACCGGTTCAGATCCTTTGATCAGCGGCAATTCTAAGTTTTTTACACGCTCGGCGATCTTTACAACATGGGCTGACAATGGATGGCATCGTTTAGGACATAACATCGGAGCTGAATACACCTATTCGGATTTCGTAGCTATGCGAACGGGTACATCACTTGATTTTGCCGGTAAACTTTATGATCTGACATTTGGTGTAGGTATTCGTTATGATGTATTCAAAATTGATTTTGCGTACTCTACAGGTTTGACGGAACGCTTCAATGCGAGAGACGGGTCGCAGTTTTACAGCATCGGCGTTCGTTTCTGA
- a CDS encoding T9SS type A sorting domain-containing protein has protein sequence MKKVFLFFVLCVFYGVHGQSNLQRAFTSKKDFASKSKTSGPLRVLALRVQFKADNSGQTTGNGRFDLRDLRDSLRIDPAPHDKRYFEDHLLSMRNYFYDVSDGALDITYTVKPNGDTAAYNLSRTMEYYGRIVSRDERDELLAELLHDAITTADTTDGIDFSQYDHVIVFHAGVGQDFSLEDATPRDIPSRFVTPSVVDQKYSGGISVNNGAHHVQSGIIVPETESQYFTDAVLGVEVFREIGLNGILIANFGSALGMPDMFNTDQGTPGIGVFGLEDQGAVNGDGMIPAEPDPWTKIYMGWAQPIVVTDTIHAQLQSRKTAGHSVILKVPVSASEYYLIENRQRDVISNTLSPETLIRIDTIYNVDNTIDEIDTAYMTGVERSPVSGVITKVDEYDSALPGSGLLIWHVDENVIAANLSDNAINNNIERRGVRVVEGSGSQDIGRNFQSFFGTTVGAGDKYDFFFHGNEGFRFYNKKTDSVFFDSKSVPAALTYDRASTGVRITGISVRQPVMAFNLQTSLQQNGFPQYTGVTIPQAGLTWGNIQGDAQKEIIAVSEKGLVFVWQANGSEVIDRDQTITDHRLGQDSVQFAYAWISNLDDSVAGGPAISDLDQDGYDEIIITTKSGKIFALRGTDGNNDKIADTLFVYLTGQTITTSAMVLPDRRIVVGTSTGNIIILHPNGVFDATLALSSAIRAIARLENDYLVVATRQHIAKVNLNNMTFTSDAYVPASGSVWLVAGDMDQNGVNSIIAANGKNIHPFYSEPPFTYELPSVISAPPVIGDIDGDEYPDIVFAVENFVYALNHNGALVNNFPVRLSDAYRVDQIISSPLLADIDNDGQCDILIGGSDGLIYAVNARGEKIGGFPLTIGDEAIASPMITDLDGDFDLEMVSVSAEGYVYNFDLPATLTLQTLKWPKYGRDLSLSHLSNESNTPDSVSTGVLMPARSVYNYPNPTRGERTVIRYFLSESAKVSIKIFDLAGDLVTTLHGPGLAQTDNEVVWNLDRVQSGVYFAKVQAKTSSGKKEIRTVKIAVTK, from the coding sequence ATGAAAAAAGTTTTTTTGTTTTTCGTCCTGTGTGTTTTTTACGGAGTTCATGGGCAGTCCAATCTGCAACGCGCCTTCACATCCAAAAAAGATTTCGCTTCCAAAAGTAAAACGAGCGGTCCGCTCCGAGTTTTAGCGCTAAGGGTTCAATTTAAAGCGGATAACAGCGGACAAACTACAGGGAATGGCCGCTTTGATTTGCGGGATCTGCGTGACTCGCTACGCATTGATCCGGCGCCCCACGACAAGCGTTATTTCGAAGATCATTTGCTGAGTATGCGTAATTATTTTTATGATGTATCGGACGGCGCACTGGATATTACTTATACCGTAAAGCCGAATGGGGACACCGCCGCATATAATCTTTCAAGGACGATGGAGTATTATGGTCGTATCGTTTCCCGCGACGAACGCGACGAACTTTTGGCTGAACTTTTGCATGATGCGATAACAACGGCCGATACCACGGATGGCATTGATTTTTCACAATACGACCACGTTATTGTTTTTCATGCCGGAGTCGGACAGGATTTTAGCTTGGAAGATGCGACACCTCGCGATATACCCTCACGTTTTGTGACACCGTCAGTCGTTGATCAAAAATACAGCGGAGGAATTTCGGTCAATAACGGTGCGCATCACGTCCAATCCGGCATCATCGTTCCGGAAACGGAAAGTCAATATTTCACCGATGCTGTTTTAGGTGTTGAGGTTTTTCGTGAAATCGGGCTGAACGGTATTTTGATTGCCAATTTTGGCAGTGCGCTCGGCATGCCGGATATGTTTAATACCGATCAGGGAACGCCCGGCATTGGCGTTTTTGGCCTCGAAGATCAAGGTGCTGTCAACGGTGACGGCATGATCCCTGCCGAACCTGATCCATGGACTAAAATATATATGGGTTGGGCGCAACCCATCGTTGTTACCGATACTATCCATGCGCAACTGCAGTCTCGTAAAACGGCAGGGCATTCGGTAATATTAAAAGTTCCTGTTTCGGCATCCGAATACTATCTCATCGAAAACAGGCAACGTGACGTTATTTCCAATACCCTGTCACCGGAAACATTAATTCGAATTGACACGATATATAATGTGGACAATACGATTGATGAGATAGACACGGCTTACATGACGGGAGTCGAGCGCTCACCCGTCAGCGGCGTAATAACCAAAGTGGATGAATACGACAGTGCTTTACCAGGCAGTGGTTTGTTGATATGGCATGTGGATGAAAATGTCATCGCGGCTAATCTCAGTGATAACGCGATCAATAATAATATCGAACGTCGCGGTGTTCGCGTAGTGGAAGGATCCGGTTCGCAGGATATCGGGCGCAATTTTCAGAGTTTTTTTGGAACGACCGTCGGTGCCGGAGATAAGTATGATTTTTTCTTTCACGGTAATGAAGGGTTTAGGTTCTACAATAAAAAAACAGATTCGGTGTTTTTTGATTCTAAATCTGTACCGGCCGCACTAACTTACGATCGCGCATCGACCGGCGTACGTATCACCGGTATCAGTGTGCGCCAACCGGTCATGGCATTTAATCTGCAAACATCGCTTCAACAAAATGGGTTTCCTCAATATACGGGCGTCACCATACCTCAAGCCGGGTTGACATGGGGTAACATTCAGGGCGACGCCCAAAAAGAAATCATAGCGGTTAGTGAAAAAGGTTTGGTTTTTGTTTGGCAAGCGAATGGATCTGAAGTGATAGATCGCGATCAGACTATTACGGATCATCGTTTGGGCCAAGATTCAGTTCAGTTTGCGTATGCGTGGATTTCGAATCTTGATGATTCTGTAGCCGGTGGACCGGCGATATCCGATTTGGATCAGGATGGTTATGATGAAATCATCATTACGACTAAAAGCGGTAAAATTTTTGCCCTGCGTGGCACCGATGGTAATAACGATAAAATAGCCGATACTTTATTTGTGTACCTTACCGGTCAGACGATCACAACTTCCGCGATGGTATTACCCGATCGGCGAATTGTCGTCGGAACTTCGACGGGGAATATAATTATCTTACATCCTAATGGAGTTTTCGATGCTACTCTGGCGTTGAGTTCGGCGATAAGAGCAATTGCGCGATTGGAAAACGATTATTTGGTTGTAGCGACAAGACAACATATTGCGAAAGTCAATTTGAACAATATGACATTCACGTCGGACGCATATGTTCCTGCATCAGGTTCTGTTTGGCTGGTAGCAGGCGATATGGATCAAAATGGCGTCAATTCCATTATCGCAGCAAACGGAAAAAACATACATCCGTTTTATTCGGAACCACCGTTTACGTATGAATTACCTTCCGTTATTTCGGCACCGCCTGTGATCGGTGACATAGACGGAGATGAATATCCGGATATTGTTTTTGCTGTAGAAAACTTTGTATATGCACTCAACCATAATGGCGCGTTGGTAAATAATTTTCCCGTAAGGCTCAGTGATGCATACCGGGTGGATCAGATCATTTCCTCACCGCTTTTAGCGGATATTGATAATGACGGGCAATGCGATATTTTGATTGGGGGCTCGGATGGGCTCATCTATGCCGTGAATGCTCGTGGAGAGAAGATCGGCGGTTTTCCGCTCACGATCGGTGATGAAGCAATCGCGTCGCCTATGATAACGGATCTGGACGGAGATTTTGATTTGGAAATGGTTTCCGTTTCCGCTGAAGGGTATGTGTATAATTTTGATTTACCGGCGACGTTGACTTTACAAACACTAAAATGGCCAAAGTACGGACGTGATCTTTCACTTAGTCACTTGAGTAATGAAAGCAATACGCCCGATTCGGTCTCGACGGGAGTGCTCATGCCGGCCCGATCGGTTTATAATTATCCCAATCCGACGCGCGGTGAACGAACGGTAATACGTTATTTTCTTTCGGAATCGGCAAAAGTATCAATTAAAATTTTTGATTTGGCCGGTGATTTAGTAACGACACTTCACGGTCCCGGTTTGGCTCAGACGGATAATGAAGTAGTTTGGAATCTGGATCGCGTTCAAAGCGGCGTGTATTTTGCAAAAGTACAGGCTAAAACGTCTTCCGGGAAAAAGGAAATACGTACGGTAAAAATCGCCGTGACCAAATAA
- a CDS encoding phosphoribosylformylglycinamidine cyclo-ligase — MTYKDAGVDIAAGNSTKDQIKKMVRKTYNANVLSEIGLFGGFYRFPKSKYKDPVLVSSADGVGTKLKIAVMTGQHDTVGEDLVNHCVNDILACGAKPLFFLDYLGLGKVHPDVIRNIIIGLTRGCKNNGCALIGGETAQMPGFYADDEYDMAGTIIGAVERKNMINGRTIRKGDIMIGLYSSGLHTNGYSLARKVLLETYKLEQYVEELGCTVAEELLKTHKSYLKPVSAVMDKIQIKGISHITGGGIVENTERIIPKKLKMHIDWSAWQELPIFGLIRRLGNVPHDDMVRTFNLGVGMILIVSPKDVTKTMQTLKSKKEKPFVMGEIG; from the coding sequence ATTACATACAAAGATGCCGGCGTAGATATAGCCGCCGGTAATTCGACCAAAGATCAAATCAAAAAAATGGTTCGAAAAACGTACAACGCCAATGTACTTTCGGAGATTGGCCTATTCGGAGGGTTTTATCGTTTTCCCAAGAGTAAATATAAAGACCCGGTATTAGTTTCGAGCGCGGATGGCGTGGGTACCAAATTAAAAATTGCCGTGATGACCGGCCAGCACGATACCGTCGGGGAAGATTTGGTTAATCATTGTGTGAACGACATTTTAGCTTGCGGGGCCAAACCGCTATTTTTTCTGGATTATCTCGGGCTTGGAAAAGTACATCCGGATGTGATCCGCAATATCATCATCGGTCTGACGCGCGGCTGCAAAAATAACGGCTGTGCACTTATCGGCGGTGAAACGGCGCAAATGCCCGGGTTTTATGCGGATGACGAATACGATATGGCGGGTACGATCATCGGCGCCGTCGAACGAAAAAACATGATCAATGGCCGCACGATACGCAAAGGCGATATCATGATCGGACTTTATTCCAGTGGTTTGCATACTAACGGCTATTCGCTGGCCCGCAAGGTTTTACTGGAAACGTATAAACTGGAGCAATACGTGGAAGAATTGGGTTGCACGGTAGCTGAGGAATTATTGAAAACGCACAAAAGTTATTTGAAACCCGTTTCTGCAGTGATGGATAAAATTCAAATCAAAGGTATTTCCCATATTACGGGCGGCGGTATTGTAGAGAATACGGAACGCATCATTCCGAAAAAACTGAAAATGCATATCGATTGGTCGGCCTGGCAGGAGTTGCCTATTTTCGGATTGATTCGCCGCTTAGGCAATGTACCGCACGATGATATGGTGCGTACTTTTAATCTTGGCGTCGGCATGATACTGATCGTGAGTCCGAAAGACGTAACAAAGACGATGCAGACATTGAAATCTAAAAAAGAAAAACCGTTTGTGATGGGTGAAATAGGTTGA